In Candidatus Nitrosarchaeum limnium SFB1, the following proteins share a genomic window:
- a CDS encoding hypothetical protein (hypothetical protein Nmar_0939) has product MFSYFTTNEANQSLPDVIKKFEFALAKKNEVSKIEQELQMSLSTTNSFETYVVLKQKLNSAITRFYEAVELLENTGVVVKSIEQGLLDFPSKRFDDEVWLCWKYGETEIKFWHEKDSGFMGRKPIEVSDESLV; this is encoded by the coding sequence ATGTTTTCGTATTTTACCACAAATGAAGCAAATCAATCTTTACCTGACGTAATAAAAAAATTTGAGTTTGCTTTGGCAAAAAAGAATGAAGTATCAAAAATTGAGCAAGAACTTCAGATGAGTCTCTCTACTACAAATTCCTTTGAGACGTATGTTGTACTTAAACAGAAACTAAATTCTGCAATTACTAGATTTTATGAGGCAGTAGAATTACTTGAAAATACTGGGGTTGTGGTTAAAAGTATCGAGCAGGGATTGCTTGATTTTCCATCTAAACGATTTGATGATGAAGTTTGGCTGTGTTGGAAATATGGTGAAACTGAAATTAAGTTTTGGCATGAAAAGGATTCAGGTTTTATGGGACGAAAACCAATAGAAGTAAGTGATGAATCTCTGGTTTAG
- a CDS encoding hypothetical protein (hypothetical protein Nmar_0940) yields MNDEQIEELITQTINGAVSTIPAYLEDIKQNQESLKVGNPQEFVYGMIMGMALGMSGAILSAQEEMPTAEDQMKVRDIIYKYIPEIREQIFS; encoded by the coding sequence ATGAACGATGAACAGATCGAAGAATTAATCACGCAGACAATTAATGGAGCTGTTTCAACAATTCCAGCTTATCTAGAAGATATAAAACAAAATCAAGAATCCCTTAAAGTTGGAAATCCACAAGAATTTGTCTACGGGATGATAATGGGTATGGCGTTAGGAATGAGTGGTGCAATATTAAGTGCACAAGAAGAAATGCCAACAGCTGAGGATCAAATGAAAGTCAGAGACATAATATACAAATACATTCCAGAAATTAGAGAACAGATATTCAGTTGA
- a CDS encoding Uncharacterized membrane protein: MRDFVFGFGDGINTSLGIAAGVGGADVSANIIILAALVGMFTGAKAMAVQNYLAVKTQRQLLTSEIEREKWEIENRPEDERQEIEDIYKAKGFSGKDLEMVVNKVTSDKKVWLDTMLTEELNLNLEIAGSPIKSALRMFVSFLIGGMLPILPFFFLSGLDALFVAIGISISTSFTVGVIKSKMANTNKIVGGLEMAGLGTGVALIGYGIGSELTNLGIISV, translated from the coding sequence ATGCGAGATTTTGTTTTTGGTTTTGGTGACGGAATTAACACTTCACTGGGTATTGCTGCAGGGGTTGGAGGTGCAGATGTTTCAGCTAATATCATTATTCTAGCTGCACTAGTTGGTATGTTTACTGGGGCCAAGGCAATGGCTGTTCAAAACTATCTTGCAGTAAAAACTCAAAGACAGTTATTGACATCGGAAATTGAACGTGAGAAATGGGAGATTGAAAATAGGCCAGAAGATGAAAGACAAGAAATTGAAGATATTTACAAAGCTAAGGGATTTTCAGGAAAAGATCTTGAAATGGTTGTAAATAAAGTAACTTCTGATAAAAAAGTATGGCTGGATACTATGCTTACTGAAGAACTGAATCTGAATTTAGAGATTGCAGGTAGTCCGATTAAGAGTGCCTTGAGGATGTTTGTCTCGTTTCTAATTGGCGGAATGTTGCCTATATTGCCCTTTTTCTTCCTAAGTGGGTTGGATGCTCTGTTTGTTGCCATTGGTATTAGCATTTCTACATCTTTTACTGTCGGTGTAATCAAATCTAAAATGGCAAATACCAACAAAATAGTTGGAGGGCTAGAAATGGCAGGTCTTGGTACGGGGGTCGCATTAATTGGGTATGGAATAGGCAGTGAATTGACTAATTTGGGAATAATCAGTGTTTAG
- a CDS encoding Putative transcription regulator codes for MTTASVEHFREDLDVTPSIEYINEVGHEFTSALGMNDVEGKAYMALLRTGPITASSLAKDLNIDRAKAYRMVEKLSADGFISMSFSSPKKCIPIDPENAYAACLERKEKELKNFREMGKKIIPRVKGVVCARFGSNTPSFRILHGTDKIYSAIENLLEDDSKIVYMVTTSDDVAKMYHSAIPEKITKLEERGGKVRLIIDIEDRKMIPFLKRLNATDVRLGALPSNGRMIISENSLVMSNINKINEDPSKDYALSTNASEMINSIFSLCSLLWKNSKDVDV; via the coding sequence TTGACAACAGCTAGTGTAGAACATTTTAGAGAAGATCTTGATGTCACACCATCCATAGAATACATCAATGAGGTGGGACATGAGTTTACATCAGCACTTGGAATGAATGATGTAGAGGGCAAAGCATACATGGCACTACTAAGAACAGGGCCAATTACAGCAAGCTCACTTGCAAAAGATTTGAACATTGATAGAGCTAAAGCATACAGAATGGTTGAAAAACTATCTGCTGACGGTTTTATTTCAATGTCATTTTCAAGTCCAAAAAAATGTATTCCAATAGATCCTGAAAATGCATATGCAGCATGTCTTGAAAGAAAAGAAAAAGAATTGAAAAATTTTAGGGAGATGGGAAAGAAAATAATTCCGCGAGTTAAAGGAGTAGTATGCGCCAGATTTGGTTCAAACACGCCATCATTTAGAATATTACATGGAACTGACAAAATTTATTCCGCAATTGAAAATCTTCTAGAGGATGACTCTAAAATAGTATACATGGTTACCACGTCAGACGATGTAGCAAAAATGTATCACTCTGCAATTCCAGAAAAGATTACAAAACTTGAAGAGCGCGGAGGTAAAGTTCGATTAATTATAGACATAGAAGACAGGAAGATGATTCCATTTTTAAAAAGATTAAATGCCACAGATGTTCGATTGGGAGCACTTCCATCGAATGGTAGAATGATCATATCAGAGAACAGTCTAGTAATGTCAAACATCAACAAGATAAACGAAGATCCTTCAAAAGATTATGCACTATCAACAAATGCATCAGAAATGATAAATTCTATCTTTAGTTTGTGTAGTTTACTTTGGAAAAACTCTAAAGATGTAGATGTTTAA
- a CDS encoding Permeases of the major facilitator superfamily translates to MLFVLPSSITAEGLHIVIPLYVLFLGGNVANVGIVIGLHYGLSAIGAVFWGKVIDKYHLKRAILVTCFSAITICSIGLFFTKDLNLVVLISSISGFFIIGKNPVTQVLVMESVPNNQWSQLFTRISIITTFGSLGAFLVGSVWDRFFDLRPYFLFCAITSGIATILSFGVGSKSIIERHTIVHSIHGIRHIFNHNRLNFQFIFTKVPHPHDFKPIITVFQRKMSHDIGVLFLTNFLFYFGSNIFFTAFIPFLKKFEFTNSEVFLVYLIQTITLLTIFFFVPRLIARISEERATQISYLPRILGIITAATFIPITIGDYSLLMAIISSCMMVSAFSIFSVSNSIILFKTIPKGFEGTYLGVNSFMVGVGIFSGALTAGYISEWLSYSVSFTIAICIIFSSLVMFRFYLKHRLSHRTI, encoded by the coding sequence ATGCTTTTTGTTTTACCTTCCAGCATTACAGCAGAAGGACTACACATAGTCATACCATTGTATGTTCTTTTTCTAGGAGGAAATGTAGCAAATGTTGGAATTGTAATTGGACTACATTATGGTTTATCAGCTATCGGTGCAGTATTTTGGGGGAAGGTTATCGACAAATATCATTTAAAAAGAGCAATTTTAGTTACTTGTTTTTCAGCAATTACGATTTGTAGCATAGGATTATTTTTTACAAAAGATTTGAATTTGGTAGTTCTAATTTCATCTATTTCTGGATTTTTTATTATTGGAAAAAATCCAGTAACACAAGTACTTGTGATGGAATCAGTACCAAATAATCAATGGAGTCAATTATTTACTAGAATTTCAATTATAACGACTTTTGGAAGTTTAGGAGCATTTTTGGTAGGCTCTGTTTGGGACAGATTTTTTGATCTTAGACCATATTTTCTTTTTTGTGCCATTACAAGCGGAATTGCCACTATCTTGAGTTTTGGAGTTGGAAGTAAAAGCATCATTGAACGACATACAATAGTTCATTCAATACACGGGATCAGACATATTTTTAACCACAACAGATTAAATTTTCAATTCATATTTACCAAAGTCCCACATCCCCACGACTTTAAACCAATCATAACCGTATTTCAAAGAAAAATGTCTCACGATATCGGAGTACTTTTTTTAACAAATTTCTTATTTTATTTTGGCAGTAATATTTTCTTTACAGCATTTATACCATTTCTGAAAAAATTTGAGTTTACAAATTCAGAAGTTTTTCTAGTTTACTTGATTCAAACAATTACTTTATTGACAATATTTTTCTTTGTTCCACGATTAATTGCAAGAATCTCAGAAGAGCGTGCAACACAGATTTCATATTTGCCAAGAATTCTAGGAATCATAACAGCTGCCACATTCATCCCAATTACGATAGGGGATTATTCACTTTTGATGGCAATAATCTCATCGTGTATGATGGTTTCAGCATTTTCTATTTTTAGTGTTTCAAATTCAATAATTCTCTTTAAGACAATTCCAAAAGGATTTGAAGGCACATATCTAGGAGTAAATAGTTTCATGGTAGGAGTTGGAATATTTTCAGGTGCTTTAACTGCAGGATATATTTCAGAGTGGTTAAGTTATTCAGTTTCATTTACAATTGCAATTTGCATTATTTTCTCTTCATTAGTAATGTTTAGATTTTATTTAAAACATAGGCTATCACATAGAACCATCTAA
- a CDS encoding Flp pilus assembly protein TadC, with protein MQKISRQTKEISTSEIMPKKSILKKEITKTIMFSIIASVSVILISLEFSKLLESSMIRDVGIIFGIMVGIIPLTIHQLREVQRRDSIDRNMPVFLLALLSSVQSGSNLIKAIEQAAERNLGALTPELKNLKANISWGTPIEDAFENFAKRTGTRVSRRVTVLLEMAMKIGGDVSENLEMIQKHVSEMQNIEKSRKSALQPYTYTIYISFAVFLAVSVLLTTSFFSEIEKVQDGLLAAGNGKDGLFGSLADLDVSKLESALFNMAIIEAVFGGVAAGKIGSGSYVAGTKHVVVMIIMAVIAFNVS; from the coding sequence ATGCAAAAAATAAGCAGACAAACAAAAGAAATTTCAACAAGCGAAATAATGCCAAAAAAATCAATATTGAAAAAAGAGATAACAAAAACAATCATGTTTTCAATTATTGCATCAGTCAGTGTAATTTTGATTAGTTTAGAATTTTCAAAACTTTTAGAATCATCGATGATTCGAGATGTTGGAATAATTTTTGGAATCATGGTAGGAATAATTCCATTAACAATTCATCAGTTAAGAGAAGTACAAAGAAGAGACAGCATAGACAGAAACATGCCAGTATTTTTATTGGCATTACTCAGCTCAGTCCAAAGTGGCTCAAATCTCATTAAAGCAATAGAACAAGCTGCAGAAAGGAATCTCGGAGCATTGACTCCTGAATTGAAGAATCTAAAAGCAAATATCAGTTGGGGTACGCCAATTGAAGACGCATTTGAAAATTTTGCAAAAAGGACAGGTACTCGAGTTTCACGACGTGTTACAGTGTTATTAGAAATGGCCATGAAAATAGGAGGAGATGTAAGTGAAAATTTAGAAATGATTCAAAAGCATGTTTCAGAAATGCAAAATATCGAAAAAAGCAGAAAATCAGCTTTACAACCTTACACATACACAATTTACATTTCATTTGCGGTGTTTTTAGCGGTATCAGTATTACTTACAACAAGCTTCTTTTCAGAGATTGAAAAAGTACAGGATGGGTTATTGGCAGCTGGAAATGGGAAAGATGGGTTATTTGGTTCACTTGCAGATCTAGATGTATCTAAATTAGAATCAGCATTGTTTAACATGGCAATTATAGAAGCTGTGTTTGGAGGGGTAGCAGCTGGAAAAATTGGATCTGGGTCATACGTTGCAGGAACAAAACACGTAGTTGTAATGATCATAATGGCAGTAATTGCATTTAATGTGTCATGA
- a CDS encoding type IV secretory pathway component, translating into MRLNIFKDKITVLKTIHTDKNILNINKDSDKKLSINEETENKIPQFMTLSKLDWDNNEIHAGIIKDQSAKGGLRYQIIEPILSERDQKAFEIIKKLLMTELSVSLGEIKSKKDAERRLKNKISAMIKKYRLKISTKNIEKINYFAVRDFIYLGKIEPLMRDHMIEEISCDGTNIPIYVWHREHESIPTNIIFEKESELNNFARKMAYMCGKHVSIADPIIDASLPGGSRINLTLGHEITKRGSTFTIRRFRADPITVIDLIKFGTMSIDIAAYMWYLAEKRATMLVAGGTASGKTTALNALATFIRPGQKVVSIEDTQELNLPHENWIPAVSRQSFTDKQIGEINQFDLLRAALRQRPDIIIVGETRGREAYTLFQAMATGHGGYSSIHADSVDATLTRLTSSPMDVPKTLISNSLDLITLQLKIRIGEKSARRIIQVSEIDGINQKTGEIKTHEIFKWDPRDDKHEYAGNSVVFSKIKERDGDTDDKINYELTKRKTALEWMVRKDIRDHKEVSNNIMEYYSDPERYYERKRIEM; encoded by the coding sequence ATGAGGCTAAACATATTCAAAGATAAGATTACAGTACTAAAAACAATACATACAGATAAAAATATTTTAAATATCAACAAAGATTCAGACAAAAAATTATCAATTAACGAAGAAACTGAAAATAAAATTCCACAGTTTATGACGCTATCAAAACTTGATTGGGATAATAATGAGATACATGCTGGGATAATTAAAGATCAATCAGCAAAAGGAGGATTAAGATATCAAATAATTGAACCGATATTATCAGAAAGAGATCAAAAGGCTTTTGAAATTATTAAAAAGTTGCTGATGACAGAGCTCTCAGTATCGTTGGGAGAAATTAAATCTAAAAAAGATGCAGAAAGAAGATTAAAAAATAAGATATCAGCAATGATTAAAAAATACAGATTAAAAATATCTACAAAAAACATTGAAAAAATTAATTATTTTGCAGTTAGAGATTTCATTTATCTCGGAAAAATAGAACCACTAATGCGAGATCATATGATTGAAGAAATTAGTTGTGATGGGACAAACATACCAATTTATGTATGGCATAGAGAACATGAATCAATTCCAACAAACATTATTTTTGAAAAAGAATCAGAGCTAAATAATTTTGCTAGAAAAATGGCATATATGTGTGGAAAACATGTATCAATTGCAGATCCAATTATTGATGCATCATTACCAGGCGGGAGTAGAATCAATCTAACACTAGGACATGAAATTACTAAGAGAGGAAGTACATTTACAATAAGACGATTTAGAGCAGATCCTATTACCGTAATCGATTTAATTAAATTCGGAACAATGTCAATAGATATCGCTGCATATATGTGGTATCTTGCTGAAAAACGTGCTACAATGCTCGTTGCTGGTGGAACTGCAAGTGGCAAAACTACAGCACTTAACGCATTGGCGACATTTATCAGACCAGGACAAAAAGTAGTAAGCATTGAAGATACACAGGAGCTTAACCTACCACATGAAAATTGGATTCCAGCAGTTTCAAGACAAAGTTTTACAGATAAGCAAATTGGAGAGATTAATCAGTTTGATCTTCTAAGAGCAGCACTAAGACAAAGACCAGACATCATAATTGTTGGAGAAACAAGAGGAAGAGAAGCATATACATTATTTCAAGCAATGGCGACAGGTCATGGTGGTTATTCATCAATACATGCAGATTCAGTTGATGCTACATTAACAAGATTAACATCATCACCCATGGATGTTCCCAAAACTTTGATTTCTAATAGTCTTGATTTAATTACATTACAGCTTAAAATTAGAATTGGTGAAAAATCAGCTAGAAGAATAATTCAAGTTTCTGAGATAGATGGAATTAACCAAAAAACAGGAGAAATAAAAACACATGAGATATTCAAATGGGATCCAAGAGATGACAAGCATGAATATGCAGGAAATAGCGTAGTGTTTAGCAAAATCAAAGAACGTGATGGCGATACAGATGATAAAATCAATTATGAATTAACAAAAAGAAAAACGGCATTAGAATGGATGGTAAGAAAGGATATTCGTGATCATAAAGAGGTATCCAATAACATTATGGAATATTATTCAGATCCTGAAAGATACTATGAAAGAAAAAGGATAGAGATGTAA
- a CDS encoding hypothetical protein (hypothetical protein Nmar_0943) yields the protein MSVLTDKKINEVLDKLDDSIIELAKGALDSIEFQGNFEEVKNFFSNQYEIRLQNILEANNTSIHHLESGIKNRIIQRKQKTLENIAKLFQI from the coding sequence ATGTCAGTACTGACAGACAAAAAAATTAATGAAGTGTTGGACAAATTAGACGATTCAATTATAGAACTAGCAAAAGGAGCGTTAGACAGTATTGAATTTCAAGGTAATTTTGAAGAGGTAAAGAATTTTTTTTCAAATCAATATGAAATTAGATTACAAAATATTTTGGAGGCTAACAATACAAGCATTCATCATTTGGAATCAGGGATAAAAAACAGGATAATACAAAGAAAACAAAAAACGCTTGAAAATATTGCTAAATTATTTCAAATTTAA
- a CDS encoding DEAD/DEAH box helicase domain-containing protein, producing the protein MALALEYIEKKYIQKNSIEKRDYQVNLANQAIQENCIVVLPTGLGKTAIALQVIAEYLSRGSGGVLFLAPTRVLVNQHYDFLKKNLTLDDISLITGEDSIQKRTKLWNGSVICATPEITKNDLDRDIVSPNQFSLVIYDEVHRTVGDYAYSGIAERFASSNSRILGMTATLPSEKDKATELLTKLRISSVAERSEDSPDVKPYTQETNTEWISVELPPEMKAIQTLLKLSLDERYDILRKNGIKLAEQQSLSALLRIRQFVLTQNRRSAKPLFTAIRIHYALNILEAHGITSFLKFCDRAKIKKGAGVKELFEVDPNFTRAIHLAKDAQSKGIEHSKILKLKEIIESVPGKALIFTSYRDSVDVIFNKLTEMGISAAILIGKSGDTGLKQKKQIETVQNFRDGLFRVLVATRVGEEGLDISEVNQVIFYDNVPSSIRFVQRRGRTGRKDTGKLVVLIAKNTIDETYYWIGKRKMTAAKSMGEKMTKVLQKNQDIELQKTGLDAFL; encoded by the coding sequence GTGGCATTAGCTTTGGAATATATTGAAAAAAAATACATTCAAAAAAATTCTATTGAAAAAAGAGATTATCAGGTAAATCTTGCAAATCAAGCAATACAAGAAAACTGTATTGTTGTGTTGCCAACAGGTTTGGGAAAAACTGCTATTGCGTTACAAGTCATTGCTGAATATTTATCAAGAGGGTCTGGTGGTGTTTTATTTTTAGCTCCAACACGTGTTTTAGTGAATCAACATTATGACTTTCTAAAGAAAAATCTTACTCTAGATGATATTTCTTTAATAACGGGAGAAGATTCAATTCAAAAACGAACAAAACTCTGGAATGGCAGTGTCATATGTGCAACTCCTGAAATTACAAAAAATGATCTTGATAGAGATATTGTTTCCCCCAACCAATTTAGTTTAGTGATATATGATGAGGTTCATAGAACTGTAGGTGACTATGCTTATTCTGGAATTGCAGAAAGATTTGCATCTTCAAATTCTAGAATTTTGGGTATGACTGCAACACTCCCAAGTGAAAAAGATAAGGCGACAGAATTACTTACAAAACTAAGAATTTCAAGTGTAGCTGAAAGATCTGAAGATAGTCCAGATGTAAAACCATACACACAAGAGACAAACACTGAATGGATTAGTGTGGAACTCCCACCTGAAATGAAGGCAATTCAAACATTATTGAAACTATCCTTAGATGAAAGATATGACATATTGAGAAAAAATGGAATAAAATTGGCAGAGCAACAATCTTTATCTGCATTGTTGCGAATTAGACAGTTTGTACTAACGCAAAACAGAAGATCTGCAAAACCATTATTCACTGCAATTAGAATTCATTATGCTCTAAATATTTTGGAGGCACACGGAATCACTTCTTTTTTAAAATTTTGTGATCGTGCTAAAATAAAAAAAGGTGCAGGTGTAAAAGAACTTTTTGAAGTTGACCCAAATTTCACAAGGGCAATTCATCTTGCAAAAGATGCACAATCAAAAGGAATTGAACACTCTAAAATTCTAAAATTAAAAGAAATCATAGAATCTGTCCCAGGAAAAGCACTGATATTTACTAGCTACAGAGATTCTGTAGATGTTATTTTTAACAAATTAACTGAAATGGGAATATCTGCAGCGATATTGATTGGAAAATCTGGAGATACAGGTTTGAAACAAAAAAAGCAAATTGAAACTGTGCAAAATTTTCGTGATGGTCTCTTTAGAGTCTTGGTTGCTACACGTGTGGGTGAAGAGGGTTTGGATATCTCTGAGGTAAATCAAGTGATATTCTATGATAATGTTCCAAGTTCAATTCGTTTTGTTCAGAGAAGGGGTAGAACTGGACGAAAAGATACTGGTAAATTAGTTGTACTTATTGCAAAGAATACTATTGATGAGACTTATTATTGGATTGGTAAAAGAAAGATGACTGCTGCAAAATCCATGGGTGAAAAGATGACAAAGGTATTACAAAAAAACCAAGACATTGAGTTACAAAAAACTGGCCTTGACGCATTTCTTTAA
- a CDS encoding PpiC-type peptidyl-prolyl cis-trans isomerase, translating to MSNKIKCSHILVEKQSEAIAICERIKKGEKFGKLAKELSIDTGSAKKDGSLGYFTKGMMVKPFEEAAFKLQIGEMSEPVKSEFGYHIIKRYG from the coding sequence TTGTCAAACAAAATTAAATGTTCACATATTTTAGTAGAAAAACAAAGTGAAGCAATAGCAATTTGTGAACGGATTAAAAAAGGTGAAAAGTTTGGAAAACTTGCAAAAGAACTATCAATTGATACAGGTAGTGCAAAAAAAGACGGCAGTCTAGGGTATTTTACGAAAGGAATGATGGTAAAACCATTTGAAGAGGCTGCATTCAAATTACAAATAGGTGAAATGTCAGAACCAGTTAAATCAGAATTCGGATACCATATTATCAAGCGATACGGCTAG
- a CDS encoding Pyridoxamine 5'-phosphate oxidase-like, FMN-binding domain-containing protein — protein MFTEFEEKFLHSIEEARIATSHDDIPHVKPVSFIYHEGVIFIATDYHTRTFKNVKINPHVAISIDIYELGKHKAVIIQGKAIILEKGKEFLDIYKIFEKKFAWVRNEPWKENEAPFFKIIPNTKTSWGLKK, from the coding sequence ATGTTTACAGAATTTGAAGAGAAATTTCTTCATTCAATAGAAGAAGCAAGAATTGCAACATCACATGACGATATTCCACATGTAAAACCAGTCTCATTTATTTATCATGAAGGAGTTATTTTTATTGCAACCGATTATCATACTAGGACATTTAAAAATGTGAAAATTAATCCGCATGTAGCTATTTCCATAGACATCTACGAATTGGGAAAACATAAAGCAGTGATTATTCAAGGGAAAGCAATCATTTTAGAAAAAGGTAAAGAATTCTTAGATATTTACAAAATATTTGAAAAAAAATTTGCGTGGGTAAGAAATGAACCATGGAAAGAAAACGAAGCGCCATTTTTTAAAATCATCCCCAACACTAAAACAAGTTGGGGTCTAAAGAAATAA
- a CDS encoding Flp pilus assembly protein TadC, translated as MKTTLAKQKKEESVGVIHVYSYKLLNEHIKFLYPKLKPLEKSIKHSMMPIPFEVYVSSMVFFSLIAGICGGIIGIIVSQFVSIQPVIIEYLLPPIAGMVLMLMTFGILQIIPIARVKNRATKLLEEIPHFIGYMSTLATSGLSLEEIFKAIAKEETDEDIVKDARFITRNIEILGMDLITAVKDLINRTPPGPYSELLEGAIITSQSGGDLKEYFNATAKVQLEEKKMLLQKTTESLGSVAEIYTILLIVFPLLAVIMLSIMGIMSPSLGGFDLLTLMNILTFAVIPLSGVLMLVMMDTMVPKR; from the coding sequence ATGAAAACCACATTAGCAAAACAAAAAAAAGAAGAATCAGTTGGCGTGATTCATGTTTACAGTTACAAATTGCTAAATGAGCACATTAAATTTTTATATCCAAAATTAAAACCTCTAGAAAAATCAATCAAACATTCTATGATGCCAATTCCATTTGAAGTGTATGTTTCAAGCATGGTTTTTTTTAGTTTAATTGCAGGAATATGTGGTGGAATAATAGGGATAATTGTATCTCAATTTGTCAGTATTCAGCCTGTAATAATCGAGTATTTGCTTCCGCCAATTGCAGGAATGGTCTTGATGTTAATGACATTTGGAATACTACAGATAATTCCAATTGCAAGAGTAAAAAACAGAGCGACAAAACTGCTAGAAGAAATCCCACATTTTATTGGCTACATGTCAACATTAGCTACAAGCGGTCTATCATTAGAAGAAATTTTTAAGGCAATAGCAAAAGAAGAGACAGATGAAGACATTGTAAAGGATGCTCGATTCATTACAAGAAACATAGAGATTCTTGGAATGGATTTGATAACTGCAGTAAAAGATTTGATAAATAGAACACCGCCAGGACCATATTCAGAATTATTAGAAGGTGCGATTATAACATCACAATCAGGGGGAGATTTAAAGGAATACTTTAACGCCACAGCCAAAGTTCAACTTGAAGAAAAAAAGATGTTGCTACAAAAAACTACAGAGTCATTAGGGTCTGTTGCAGAAATTTATACAATTCTTTTGATTGTGTTTCCGTTGCTTGCAGTAATCATGCTATCCATTATGGGAATAATGAGTCCAAGTTTGGGAGGATTTGATTTGCTGACATTAATGAATATTCTCACATTTGCAGTAATTCCACTAAGTGGTGTATTGATGTTAGTAATGATGGATACGATGGTTCCAAAGAGGTAA
- a CDS encoding hypothetical protein (hypothetical protein Nmar_0344): MLKIALLVLIAISIPITALAEPMITLNSSQSEIGALDTVFIDGKVTGVMSYKPVKLTVTSPDGVVVYSPSLPIAQDGTFKWIVKPTLPNFQNGVYTVIASNDDVASIAKIQFTVIGSKDMPKVSVPKSPDSGMMDTKPSAITLATKFETGSNKLLVTGTTTSSVTDITFTITSPNGNLISVAQLTPGPNGEFSTEIKTGGPLWKENGFYTITANQGLSSEHKQSIKVEIENGVVVPEFGTIAVMILAVAIVSIIIVSSKSRLVIPRY; this comes from the coding sequence GTGCTCAAAATTGCATTACTTGTTTTAATTGCTATATCAATACCAATCACTGCTTTAGCAGAGCCAATGATAACTTTGAATTCATCTCAATCTGAAATTGGTGCTTTGGATACTGTATTCATTGATGGTAAGGTAACTGGAGTAATGTCTTACAAGCCTGTTAAACTAACTGTCACTTCTCCTGACGGAGTAGTGGTTTATTCTCCTAGTCTGCCAATCGCCCAAGATGGTACTTTCAAATGGATTGTAAAACCAACACTTCCAAATTTCCAAAATGGTGTTTATACCGTGATTGCAAGTAATGATGATGTTGCAAGTATTGCTAAAATCCAATTTACCGTAATAGGTTCTAAAGATATGCCTAAAGTATCAGTACCAAAGTCCCCTGACTCAGGTATGATGGATACTAAACCAAGTGCTATCACACTAGCTACTAAATTTGAAACTGGCAGTAACAAATTACTTGTAACTGGAACTACAACTAGTTCAGTAACTGATATTACATTTACAATAACTTCTCCTAATGGAAACTTGATTTCTGTTGCACAACTCACCCCTGGTCCAAATGGTGAATTTTCTACAGAAATTAAAACTGGAGGTCCATTATGGAAAGAAAATGGATTTTACACAATTACTGCAAACCAAGGTCTTTCATCTGAACATAAACAATCAATAAAAGTTGAGATTGAAAACGGTGTTGTAGTACCAGAATTTGGAACAATCGCCGTAATGATTTTGGCAGTCGCTATAGTGTCAATTATCATAGTGTCTTCAAAATCAAGATTAGTAATTCCACGATATTAG